One window of Spirochaetota bacterium genomic DNA carries:
- the fliQ gene encoding flagellar biosynthesis protein FliQ produces MTDVMVIKLLREALMTIMIVSAPLLGVGMLVGLVISIFQTTTSIQEQTLTFVPKIVAIFVTFILMAAWIIHTMVNYTKNIFLMISKIGAG; encoded by the coding sequence TTGACTGACGTTATGGTAATCAAACTGTTGCGCGAGGCGCTCATGACGATCATGATCGTCTCTGCGCCGCTTCTGGGGGTCGGCATGCTCGTGGGCCTGGTGATTTCGATTTTTCAGACCACCACCTCGATCCAGGAGCAGACGCTCACCTTCGTCCCGAAGATCGTGGCGATCTTCGTAACGTTTATATTAATGGCGGCCTGGATAATCCATACGATGGTGAACTATACAAAAAACATCTTTCTCATGATATCGAAGATCGGTGCGGGATAG